One region of Candidatus Edwardsbacteria bacterium genomic DNA includes:
- a CDS encoding tyrosine recombinase XerC, translating into MPINKFITYIKVQRNLADNTCQAYQRDLRQFFDHLKHENLDRIDRNTIRNYLGILQRQGLDKRSAARKLSAIKAFFKYCARENIVPVNPALGLRSPKLDKKLPSFLSEKQAEEAVQNIQEKPEDTVRNNAVMELLYGSGLRSSELLGLKVGDLDLSGGQVKVMGKGSKQRIVPLTRESISTLKKYIAGRENYEIVFLGTRGKTLNRRQLQRIVQARIRSAHYGGKASPHVLRHSFATHLLDRGADLKAVKELLGHANLSTTQIYTHITTDRLKKVYQQAHPRADDEGEET; encoded by the coding sequence ATGCCCATTAATAAATTCATAACATACATCAAAGTCCAGCGCAACCTGGCTGACAATACCTGCCAGGCCTACCAGCGGGACCTGCGGCAATTCTTCGATCACCTCAAACACGAAAACCTGGACAGGATCGACCGCAATACCATCCGCAATTACCTGGGGATACTGCAAAGGCAGGGACTGGACAAGCGTTCGGCGGCCAGGAAGCTTTCGGCTATCAAGGCCTTTTTCAAATACTGCGCCCGGGAGAATATCGTTCCTGTCAATCCTGCGTTGGGCTTAAGATCCCCCAAATTGGACAAGAAGCTACCTTCATTTCTTTCCGAGAAACAGGCGGAAGAAGCTGTCCAAAACATCCAGGAAAAGCCGGAGGATACGGTTCGCAACAACGCCGTTATGGAACTACTCTATGGCAGCGGCCTGCGGTCGTCAGAACTGCTGGGCCTGAAAGTCGGAGATCTGGACCTCTCCGGCGGGCAGGTCAAAGTTATGGGCAAGGGCAGCAAACAAAGGATTGTGCCCTTAACCCGGGAATCCATCAGCACCTTGAAAAAATACATTGCCGGGCGGGAAAATTATGAGATTGTTTTTCTGGGGACGCGGGGAAAGACCCTTAATAGAAGGCAATTGCAGAGGATCGTTCAGGCCCGCATCCGGTCGGCCCATTACGGGGGCAAGGCCAGTCCCCATGTTTTGCGTCATTCGTTCGCCACCCATCTTTTGGACCGCGGGGCCGACCTGAAGGCGGTCAAGGAATTGTTGGGCCATGCCAATCTTTCCACCACCCAGATATATACCCACATCACCACCGATCGGTTGAAAAAGGTCTACCAGCAGGCCCATCCCCGGGCGGACGACGAAGGGGAGGAAACGTAG
- the kdsB gene encoding 3-deoxy-manno-octulosonate cytidylyltransferase, protein MKILGVIPARYGSTRFPGKPLVLINSQPMIQHVYQRCLKAKMLDEVVVATDDKRIYDCVRAFNGQAVMTSKKHLSGSDRIAEVLRKPQYRGFNIILNIQGDEPLIDPRAINLLVKDMADNPKQLMATLATHFENAGDIASPNTAKVVTDDQGRALYFSRCPIPFTRDENAGKARHFLKHIGMYAYRRNFLIKFTQWPEGRLERLEKLEQLRALENGADIKVLHTNYSCLSVDSPGDVGKIERQMKRSMGWGKKRIN, encoded by the coding sequence ATGAAGATATTAGGCGTCATTCCGGCCCGTTACGGCTCCACCCGTTTTCCGGGAAAGCCCCTGGTCCTGATAAATAGCCAGCCGATGATCCAGCATGTCTACCAGAGATGTCTGAAGGCGAAAATGCTGGATGAAGTGGTGGTGGCTACCGATGATAAGAGGATCTACGACTGCGTCAGGGCTTTTAACGGGCAGGCGGTGATGACATCAAAAAAGCATCTATCCGGCAGCGACCGGATCGCCGAGGTCCTCAGGAAACCCCAGTACCGCGGGTTCAACATTATCCTCAATATTCAAGGTGACGAACCGCTTATCGATCCCCGGGCCATCAACCTGCTGGTCAAAGACATGGCCGATAATCCCAAACAGTTGATGGCCACCCTGGCTACCCATTTTGAGAATGCCGGTGATATTGCCAGCCCCAATACCGCCAAGGTGGTGACCGACGACCAAGGGCGGGCGCTGTATTTTTCCCGATGCCCCATACCGTTCACCCGGGATGAAAATGCAGGGAAGGCCCGTCATTTCCTAAAACATATAGGCATGTACGCCTATCGCCGGAATTTTTTGATAAAATTCACCCAATGGCCCGAGGGTCGGCTGGAGCGGCTGGAGAAACTTGAACAACTGAGGGCTCTGGAGAACGGGGCGGATATAAAGGTTCTTCACACGAATTACTCTTGTCTATCTGTTGATTCCCCCGGGGATGTCGGTAAAATCGAAAGACAGATGAAACGGTCTATGGGCTGGGGTAAAAAGCGGATAAATTAA
- a CDS encoding tetratricopeptide repeat protein — protein sequence MSRLKNKALMLIGAALIISLGVMGCNQYITGAKVHLQLDPPNYEAAITTLNEGLEYAPKDSEMHGLLAYCYVQTGKYKEAGKSYASAIEYSPTQKDSLQKSWDGAWEDLYNMSGGYLKKAVTGSKDSNAAYLQKAEENINNAIDISPNKVDNFIRKGLLYRYMGKSKESEALFAQAIAIDPNNPDAYFQVGRAAMESQNWDEAIKNVTKATQIKKDNDQWFYYLGVAYLQKREYPQAQKAFATAGALKPDEKNTWFNMAQAYYFEGNDMKSAISALDKVIALDSKDVEAYRLLGLCALHNTVKDYDRAIQAYTKALELKPDSLDYKNYLEYAKKQKEASQAPVKPKKKRR from the coding sequence ATGTCCAGATTAAAAAACAAAGCTTTAATGCTTATTGGTGCGGCTCTGATTATCAGCCTGGGGGTGATGGGTTGCAACCAATATATCACCGGAGCAAAGGTTCATTTGCAATTAGATCCGCCCAATTATGAGGCGGCCATAACGACCCTGAATGAGGGTCTGGAGTATGCCCCCAAGGACTCCGAGATGCATGGCCTTTTAGCATATTGCTATGTCCAGACCGGTAAATACAAGGAAGCCGGAAAATCGTATGCCAGCGCTATTGAATACAGCCCTACCCAGAAAGATTCCCTGCAGAAATCCTGGGACGGCGCCTGGGAGGATTTGTATAACATGTCCGGCGGCTATCTGAAGAAAGCGGTGACCGGATCGAAAGACTCCAATGCGGCCTATCTGCAGAAAGCCGAGGAGAATATCAATAATGCCATAGACATTTCCCCCAATAAAGTGGATAACTTCATAAGAAAGGGATTGCTTTACCGATATATGGGCAAGAGCAAGGAATCGGAAGCCCTGTTTGCTCAAGCCATCGCCATTGATCCCAATAATCCCGATGCCTATTTCCAGGTGGGAAGAGCCGCCATGGAGTCGCAGAACTGGGATGAGGCCATCAAGAACGTAACTAAAGCCACCCAGATAAAAAAAGATAATGATCAATGGTTTTATTATCTAGGGGTGGCCTATCTGCAGAAAAGGGAATATCCCCAGGCCCAAAAAGCATTTGCCACCGCCGGAGCGTTAAAGCCGGATGAGAAAAATACCTGGTTCAACATGGCCCAGGCGTATTACTTTGAAGGCAATGATATGAAAAGCGCTATAAGCGCTCTGGATAAAGTGATTGCTTTAGACAGCAAAGATGTGGAAGCCTACCGTTTGTTGGGCCTGTGCGCCCTGCACAACACCGTAAAAGACTACGACAGGGCCATTCAGGCTTATACCAAAGCCTTGGAGCTTAAGCCCGATTCCCTGGATTATAAAAACTATCTGGAGTACGCCAAAAAACAGAAAGAAGCCTCCCAGGCTCCGGTTAAACCCAAGAAAAAAAGAAGGTAA
- a CDS encoding diguanylate cyclase has product MSKTKINPIKIFLILLATAIIVGLTAGYFYRPLAYSLQQTASLPILGFGFALLAIYAALVIKYWRIEQRGSWQLFQVLSLTALTGLAVQLSGGFGSPLILLYGLLIVLAVYRSDRWKAVPLASVLIIELGSSLMAGRWRQELVPGMAIIAALVLLYVISLVIVRRGRSSVVGSLPVMSFDEPVTVQKDLKEDLASLCSLIQAAMRTRTSAIFRADNLTGTLNMMAFKSYSAEVIKDASLEIRSSLLGWAARERQGLLYASYERDSRDLGYYRKSEEVRSVLSVPVLQESEVIGVLVVDSEQAGAFNENDKILLAGFAEEAARLVHFHQSHSALGLEKDRLQQWNSRLELMASRLKINDVIKIIQELIPRLVPCDHIVLLEVLPEPGKARVLLSDPANAGYPAPGTEINMAGSLSEQAVNLKEWRSVDDFYRRAIGIHRFSEDERPDHGFRSVLAAPLLYEDVCHYVLVLESRQPKAFEADRDTIHIIAGQFSLALKSAAMYEEKENLAIRDGLTGLANHRRFQEYLEETLAKSDSNPVGIALFDIDFFKKLNDNYGHPIGDAVLKEMAARLKKSISSFDFVARYGGEEFIAVWPGRNDKEAAQLAEQVRLAIEGEKFQTTAGDLPVTISLGVSSYPQDAKKKAELIKAADEALYAAKKSGRNKVVRFAAMEKEPV; this is encoded by the coding sequence ATGTCCAAAACAAAGATAAACCCCATCAAGATATTTTTGATCCTTCTGGCAACGGCAATAATCGTGGGCCTGACCGCCGGATATTTTTACCGTCCGCTGGCGTACTCCCTGCAGCAAACCGCCAGTCTGCCGATCCTGGGCTTCGGGTTTGCCCTGCTGGCGATCTATGCCGCTCTGGTCATTAAATACTGGCGGATCGAACAGAGGGGCAGCTGGCAGTTGTTTCAGGTTCTGAGCCTGACTGCCCTGACCGGCCTGGCGGTCCAGCTTAGCGGTGGGTTTGGCTCTCCGCTGATCCTGTTATACGGCCTGCTGATCGTTCTGGCTGTCTACCGCAGTGACAGGTGGAAAGCGGTTCCCCTGGCATCCGTTCTGATCATCGAGCTGGGCTCCAGCCTTATGGCCGGGCGGTGGCGGCAGGAATTAGTACCGGGAATGGCAATCATCGCCGCTTTGGTGCTGCTCTACGTCATCAGTTTGGTAATCGTCAGGCGGGGGCGTAGCTCCGTAGTCGGCAGCCTGCCGGTGATGTCATTCGACGAGCCGGTTACCGTCCAGAAAGACCTTAAGGAGGATCTGGCCTCGCTGTGCAGCCTGATACAGGCGGCCATGAGAACCAGAACCAGCGCCATTTTCAGGGCCGACAATCTTACCGGCACTTTGAATATGATGGCCTTTAAAAGCTACAGCGCCGAGGTCATCAAGGATGCCTCCCTGGAGATCCGCAGCAGTCTTTTAGGCTGGGCGGCCCGGGAGCGCCAGGGCCTTTTATATGCCAGTTACGAGAGGGACTCAAGGGACCTGGGATATTACAGGAAATCCGAGGAGGTCCGCTCGGTGCTGTCGGTGCCGGTGCTCCAGGAGAGCGAGGTTATCGGGGTTCTGGTGGTTGACAGCGAACAGGCTGGGGCATTTAACGAAAACGACAAGATCCTTTTGGCCGGGTTCGCCGAGGAGGCGGCCAGGCTGGTGCATTTTCACCAGAGCCACTCGGCCCTGGGGCTGGAGAAGGACCGGCTGCAGCAGTGGAACAGCCGCCTGGAGCTGATGGCCTCCCGCCTGAAGATCAACGATGTCATCAAGATAATCCAGGAGCTGATACCCCGGCTGGTGCCCTGCGACCATATCGTCCTGCTGGAGGTATTGCCGGAACCGGGAAAGGCCAGGGTGTTGCTGTCCGACCCGGCCAACGCCGGCTATCCCGCCCCGGGAACCGAGATAAACATGGCAGGGTCGCTTTCCGAGCAGGCTGTCAATCTCAAGGAGTGGCGCTCGGTGGACGATTTTTATCGGCGGGCCATAGGCATCCACCGTTTCTCCGAAGACGAGCGGCCGGATCACGGATTCCGCTCGGTACTGGCGGCGCCGCTGTTATACGAGGATGTCTGCCATTACGTGCTGGTGCTGGAGAGCCGCCAGCCCAAGGCCTTTGAGGCCGACCGGGACACCATTCACATTATCGCCGGGCAGTTCTCCCTGGCCTTGAAAAGCGCCGCCATGTACGAGGAGAAGGAAAATCTGGCCATCCGCGACGGCCTGACCGGGCTGGCTAACCACCGCCGGTTCCAGGAATACCTGGAGGAAACGCTGGCAAAATCGGACAGTAATCCGGTGGGGATAGCGCTGTTCGACATTGATTTCTTCAAGAAGCTCAATGACAATTACGGACATCCAATAGGCGATGCGGTGCTCAAGGAAATGGCCGCTCGGCTGAAGAAAAGCATATCGTCGTTCGATTTTGTGGCCCGATATGGGGGAGAGGAGTTTATAGCGGTGTGGCCGGGACGGAACGACAAGGAGGCCGCCCAGCTGGCCGAGCAAGTGCGCCTGGCGATCGAAGGCGAGAAATTCCAGACCACCGCCGGGGATCTGCCGGTGACCATCAGCCTGGGAGTGTCCTCATATCCCCAGGACGCCAAGAAGAAGGCTGAACTGATCAAGGCGGCCGACGAAGCGCTGTATGCCGCCAAGAAGTCCGGGAGGAACAAGGTGGTGCGCTTCGCTGCGATGGAGAAAGAGCCGGTTTAA
- the pckA gene encoding phosphoenolpyruvate carboxykinase (ATP) yields the protein MDIRKGLEELGIKTSRTVYRNLPAAVLIEKSLASGDGILASNGALVVKTGERTGRSPNDKFIAEEPSIKDRIAWGKVNVKCPPEQFGKLLHKAYHHLSDKDIYVFDGFAGADPKHRLAVRVITDTIWHSLFAQTLFIRPTRQELENFTPGFTVMGCGSLKADPGTDGTESNAFVGVSFEKKINLVIGSMYGGEIKKSIFAIMNYLMPQQNVFPMHCSANLGKDGAPALFFGLSGTGKTTLSADPNRRLIGDDEHGWSDAGIFNFEGGCYAKVIKLSAEAEPQIFNAIRFGSLLENVVVDPDTRLIDYNSDDITENTRATYPVEHIPNCVIPGVGGHPRNVFFLTCDAFGVLPPIARLTPEMASYHFLSGFTSKLAGTETGIDEPQPTFSTCFGAPFMPLHPTKYAAMLADKLSKQQTNCWLVNTGWSGGPAGVGSRMKISITRALLTAALEGQLEKSKFTPDPVFNILVPDACEGVPTEVLTPKNTWADQVAYDKKARELAAMFAKNFEQYKDYASKEVADSGPKA from the coding sequence ATGGACATCAGAAAAGGACTTGAGGAATTGGGCATAAAAACCTCCCGTACCGTTTACCGCAACCTGCCGGCAGCGGTACTAATCGAAAAATCGCTGGCGTCCGGCGACGGGATCCTGGCCTCCAACGGAGCTCTGGTGGTGAAGACCGGAGAACGAACCGGGCGTTCGCCCAACGACAAGTTCATAGCCGAGGAGCCGTCCATAAAAGACCGGATAGCCTGGGGCAAGGTCAATGTGAAATGCCCCCCGGAGCAATTCGGCAAATTGCTGCACAAAGCCTACCATCATCTCAGCGATAAGGATATATACGTATTCGACGGATTTGCCGGGGCCGATCCCAAGCACCGGCTGGCGGTCAGGGTGATAACCGACACCATCTGGCACAGCTTGTTCGCCCAAACCCTTTTCATCCGGCCCACCAGGCAGGAGCTGGAAAATTTTACCCCCGGTTTTACGGTGATGGGCTGCGGCAGCCTGAAAGCCGATCCCGGAACCGACGGCACGGAATCCAACGCTTTCGTCGGGGTCAGCTTTGAGAAAAAGATCAACCTGGTCATAGGCAGTATGTACGGCGGGGAGATCAAGAAGAGCATCTTTGCCATCATGAATTACCTGATGCCCCAGCAGAACGTCTTCCCCATGCACTGCTCGGCCAACCTGGGCAAGGATGGCGCTCCCGCGCTGTTCTTCGGCCTCTCCGGCACCGGCAAGACCACCCTGTCGGCCGACCCCAACCGCCGGCTGATCGGCGATGACGAGCACGGCTGGTCCGATGCCGGAATCTTCAATTTCGAGGGCGGCTGTTACGCCAAGGTCATCAAGTTATCGGCCGAGGCCGAGCCCCAGATATTCAACGCCATCAGGTTCGGCTCGCTGCTGGAGAACGTGGTGGTCGACCCGGACACCCGGCTGATAGATTATAATTCCGACGACATTACCGAGAACACCCGGGCCACCTACCCGGTGGAACATATTCCCAACTGCGTGATTCCCGGGGTGGGCGGGCATCCCAGGAACGTGTTCTTTTTGACCTGCGACGCTTTTGGAGTGCTGCCGCCCATCGCCAGGCTGACCCCGGAGATGGCCAGCTATCATTTCCTGTCGGGCTTCACCTCAAAGCTGGCCGGGACCGAGACCGGGATCGATGAACCGCAGCCCACCTTCTCCACCTGTTTCGGCGCACCGTTCATGCCCCTGCATCCCACCAAGTACGCCGCCATGCTGGCGGATAAATTGTCAAAACAGCAAACCAATTGCTGGCTGGTCAATACCGGCTGGTCGGGTGGGCCGGCCGGGGTGGGCAGCCGGATGAAGATCTCCATCACCCGGGCATTGCTGACCGCCGCCTTGGAGGGCCAGCTGGAGAAGTCCAAATTCACTCCGGATCCGGTGTTCAATATTCTGGTGCCCGATGCTTGTGAGGGCGTACCGACCGAGGTGCTGACCCCCAAGAACACCTGGGCGGACCAAGTGGCCTACGATAAAAAAGCCCGGGAGCTGGCGGCTATGTTCGCGAAAAATTTTGAGCAATATAAAGATTATGCTTCCAAAGAAGTGGCGGACTCAGGGCCAAAAGCATAG
- a CDS encoding undecaprenyl-diphosphate phosphatase — protein MNLIQAIILGLVQGLTEFLPVSSSGHLVLFEKFLGLGASNLRFEVALHLATLLAVCFAFRRRIGKLIKAVFTGRIRRVKGKWQFSDDNLRLALLLILATIPAAVIGILFDDFIEQAFNSPITVSLALLLTGAILFGTGKVAKRQEKITWKHSLIIGFSQALAILPGISRSGATISAGIYSGADQEKSAEFSFLLSIPVILGAGLLEFKDVLKTGLPQGELTAIILGGLAAALSGYLAINILLKIIRNSKLQYFAYYCWAAGLISLAWLLLK, from the coding sequence ATGAATCTTATTCAGGCGATTATTTTAGGTTTGGTGCAGGGATTGACAGAGTTCCTGCCAGTCTCCAGCTCCGGGCATCTGGTGCTGTTCGAGAAATTTCTGGGGCTGGGCGCCAGCAACCTCCGCTTTGAAGTAGCCCTGCATCTGGCCACCCTGCTGGCGGTATGTTTCGCCTTCCGTCGGAGGATAGGAAAACTGATAAAGGCCGTTTTTACCGGACGGATAAGGCGGGTCAAAGGAAAATGGCAGTTCAGCGATGACAATCTCCGGCTGGCCCTGCTGCTGATCCTGGCCACTATCCCGGCGGCGGTAATAGGCATCTTATTTGACGATTTTATCGAACAAGCCTTCAATAGTCCGATCACGGTGTCTCTGGCTTTGCTGCTCACCGGGGCCATCCTTTTCGGGACCGGGAAGGTGGCCAAGCGTCAGGAAAAAATCACCTGGAAACATTCGCTGATCATAGGCTTCTCCCAGGCCCTGGCCATATTGCCAGGCATCTCCCGCTCCGGGGCCACCATTTCGGCCGGGATCTATTCCGGGGCCGATCAGGAGAAGTCGGCCGAATTCTCCTTTCTGCTGTCCATCCCGGTGATACTGGGGGCCGGCCTTTTGGAATTCAAAGACGTGCTGAAGACCGGACTGCCGCAGGGCGAGCTGACGGCGATCATATTGGGAGGGCTGGCGGCGGCGCTGTCGGGCTACCTGGCGATAAATATTCTCCTGAAAATAATCCGAAATTCCAAGCTGCAGTATTTTGCTTATTACTGCTGGGCGGCGGGCCTGATCTCGCTGGCATGGCTGTTGTTAAAATAA
- a CDS encoding geranylgeranylglycerol-phosphate geranylgeranyltransferase, with the protein MKKIKDILELSRIGNVAITGFSVLIGTGGYIKEANIQSVIIAVISAMAIAAGGNAQNDYYDQKTDAINRPERPIPSGRVSPRFAFIFSIICYAAGVILGWLIGRGTGLVASVVALLLWLYAARGKMMGLGGNMIIALICALAFIYGGLVVQNPVLAVFPAVFAFLMHLSREIIKDVQDISGDRQSGARTLAIRAGHKKALSVSAFSLMLLVIFSPVPYLMEIYNIRYLMAVVLGVDLVLLPVIYQLLKNPLGVNYAKLSFILKIDMLVGLMAIALGMA; encoded by the coding sequence ATGAAGAAGATCAAAGACATACTGGAACTTTCCCGGATCGGCAACGTAGCCATCACCGGATTTTCGGTGCTGATAGGCACCGGAGGGTACATCAAAGAGGCCAACATTCAATCGGTGATCATAGCCGTGATCTCGGCCATGGCCATCGCCGCGGGGGGCAATGCCCAGAATGATTATTACGACCAAAAGACGGACGCCATAAACCGACCGGAAAGGCCAATACCATCGGGGCGCGTTTCTCCACGCTTTGCTTTTATCTTCAGCATCATATGTTACGCCGCAGGTGTTATCCTGGGATGGCTGATCGGTAGGGGTACCGGCTTGGTGGCCTCCGTTGTGGCTCTATTGCTTTGGCTGTATGCCGCCAGGGGAAAGATGATGGGGCTGGGCGGAAACATGATCATCGCTTTGATATGCGCCCTGGCTTTTATCTACGGGGGGTTGGTCGTCCAAAATCCGGTGCTGGCGGTTTTCCCGGCGGTATTTGCTTTTCTGATGCATCTGTCCCGGGAGATCATCAAGGATGTTCAGGACATCTCCGGCGACAGGCAGTCGGGGGCCAGGACCCTGGCCATCAGGGCAGGCCACAAGAAAGCCTTGTCCGTTTCGGCTTTCAGCCTGATGTTGCTGGTAATCTTCAGTCCGGTGCCCTATCTGATGGAGATTTATAATATCAGGTATCTGATGGCAGTTGTTCTGGGGGTGGATCTGGTTCTTTTGCCGGTAATATATCAACTGTTAAAAAATCCGCTGGGAGTCAATTACGCCAAGCTCAGCTTCATATTAAAAATCGACATGCTGGTCGGACTGATGGCCATTGCCTTGGGGATGGCTTAA
- a CDS encoding capsule assembly Wzi family protein, with protein sequence MRKIIIFTSLLLIPFLAPANEDSRDIPLDHWSYPVLQRFQAKGYVSLPVSGPYQRWQVIEHLQDLLRRQMDGATGMSTTDRYYFDQLSQELNIGTTDRRLSDKEILSYDDGRTAISADISLGLGADIAHTESPQSRGSGVLDVGGGLAGIFIFDQRISLTLEKETEKIERLSGSLQSWRGGKYSTGWAYFRTSHPYLTLTLGRQQRWWGPGTFGTLLLSDNSEGFDAVDLELNYKRIEIQSFFGVLSADLKRYISGHRLGIKLPWNIGLGFSETVVYQANQIDPAYMNPLLPYYANQWNQRDDDNVLWSADIRWTPGLGFSTYGELLMDDVQYEQDPPAPQKLGFLLGGHWADPAGLTDSDLKIEWAGNQKWVYTHRRYTNRYVGADTVNILGHWVGTDADALDMVLEHRFHPRLNVGLGYQMERHGEGRIDRGYLAIDDPHTAFLSGTFSRMDKGKIILQWEPFYWANLEADIWLAYIKNPGNISGTGFNDRGLDLLIQIDF encoded by the coding sequence ATGAGAAAGATAATTATATTTACCAGCCTGCTGTTAATTCCTTTTTTAGCTCCAGCCAATGAAGACAGCCGGGATATTCCGCTGGACCACTGGTCATATCCGGTTCTGCAGAGATTTCAGGCCAAAGGATATGTAAGCCTGCCGGTATCGGGGCCATACCAGAGATGGCAGGTGATCGAACATCTGCAGGATCTGTTACGTCGCCAGATGGACGGGGCGACGGGCATGTCCACCACCGACCGCTATTATTTTGACCAGCTCAGCCAGGAGCTCAATATCGGGACAACAGATAGAAGGCTGTCTGATAAAGAAATACTGTCCTACGATGACGGAAGGACCGCCATCAGCGCCGATATCAGCCTGGGGCTAGGAGCCGATATCGCCCATACCGAATCACCTCAGAGCCGGGGATCGGGGGTGCTTGATGTTGGGGGGGGATTGGCGGGCATTTTTATTTTTGACCAACGGATAAGCCTGACCCTGGAAAAAGAAACCGAGAAGATCGAGAGACTATCGGGCAGCCTGCAGAGCTGGAGGGGAGGAAAATACTCAACCGGATGGGCTTATTTCCGGACGTCCCATCCCTACTTGACCCTTACTTTGGGCAGGCAGCAGAGATGGTGGGGCCCAGGGACTTTCGGCACTTTGCTGCTTTCGGACAATTCCGAAGGTTTCGATGCCGTTGACCTCGAACTTAATTATAAGAGAATTGAAATCCAGTCTTTCTTCGGAGTATTGAGTGCCGACCTGAAACGATATATATCCGGCCATCGGCTGGGAATCAAGCTGCCGTGGAATATAGGCTTGGGGTTTTCCGAGACGGTCGTTTACCAGGCCAATCAGATTGATCCGGCCTACATGAATCCCCTGCTGCCTTATTATGCCAATCAATGGAACCAGCGGGATGATGACAATGTCCTATGGTCGGCGGATATACGCTGGACGCCCGGCCTGGGTTTTTCGACCTACGGGGAACTTTTAATGGATGATGTGCAGTACGAGCAGGATCCGCCGGCTCCCCAGAAACTGGGCTTTCTGCTGGGCGGCCACTGGGCCGATCCGGCCGGGCTGACGGATTCCGATCTGAAGATAGAATGGGCCGGCAACCAAAAATGGGTATATACCCACCGGAGATACACCAATCGCTATGTAGGGGCCGATACCGTCAATATACTGGGCCACTGGGTGGGCACCGATGCCGACGCGCTGGACATGGTTTTGGAACACCGATTCCATCCCCGGCTAAATGTTGGGTTAGGCTATCAAATGGAAAGGCATGGGGAGGGCCGGATCGACCGAGGCTATCTAGCTATCGATGATCCGCACACCGCGTTTTTAAGCGGAACCTTCAGCCGGATGGACAAGGGCAAAATTATTTTACAATGGGAGCCATTTTACTGGGCCAATCTGGAAGCGGATATCTGGCTGGCATACATAAAAAATCCCGGCAACATATCAGGAACCGGTTTCAACGACCGTGGCCTGGACTTGTTGATACAAATAGATTTTTAA